Genomic window (Primulina eburnea isolate SZY01 chromosome 8, ASM2296580v1, whole genome shotgun sequence):
TTCCACTCCTGCTAAGCATTGTTAACAAAGAACCACGAGTCCTTTTCCACACATGTATCTTTGAGTTAATATGTGGGTTCCCTCGTAAATCGGTGTTTGGAAAAGCCTGGGCAATAGATTTCTCTAAGACTGTCAAGTATCCGCAACGAAACCCATTTTCACTCTTCCATCCAGCACTCACTAATTCTTTAAGTGCCTGAATGAGGAATTCATCTTCCTTCTGTGTCCACACTCGGCGAATTCTCACTGTTTTCTTACCGGTGCTAGTTGCAGTAGCAATAGGTGAGCTAATATCCATGATGACAAGAACAATTTATAATAATCCCTGTACAATGCAGAATTATTTACGTATACAATTTTAGTCGAAAAATGTCACCATCATAcctaaatttattaaaatacacAACCAAAATCGAGTTTTACAAATCAGAAATATAAAGACAAAACGTGAATCACAACCGAAAACATAAATCATCGCCCTTTCACATATTTTCTAAAATAACACAAACACAGACAAAAAACATGAACAACATCATTTCTCATGTACTATGGTACATAGACAGTGCTAAGTTTTCCCTCCATGTGTCCCATGCAGGAGAAGATTCAATATTGCCAATGAAGTCAAATTCTCCGATTTCTGTAAGTTCAACATATGACTCATCATCTACATCTACAAGGTCATCTACCATTTCGGAGTGAATGAAATTATGTAGCAGAATAAAAGCCATTATTATACGATTCTGAACTTTGAAGGGATAAAACGATGGGCTACGAAGAATAGACCATCGTCTTTTCAATAACCCAAATGCTCTTTCAATAACATTATGAGCATGACAATGTTTAGAGTTGAAAAACTCTTTGTAATTCTGGGGTGCAAAAGAACCGCCCACCCACTGATCCATATGGTATCGAGTTCTCCTATACGGCGTAAAGAATCTTTCAAcatttgtgtggggacccggacgctaatcatgttcttaatcgtgattgagactaattaatcaattgtaataaacagggtctaatttttttttttcttttaaaatgcggaaggtaatggaatcaaactcctatatatatcagtacaaaagtataaatctgataaaatatacaatcatacatactcaggttcaacaactactatcaagtgtttaaaccctagctctagtccaagtccggtatcaccactctaatctcaatctgtcttcacctctgcgaccctgtacctgtcccacctgttgccatgcacacatacaaacaagacaacagccggataactccggtgagatataaatatcccagtataaacaatgtattaaatgcaatcatataaatcatatataaaagcataaacaaacatcaaaacatgtatctag
Coding sequences:
- the LOC140837808 gene encoding uncharacterized protein: MDISSPIATATSTGKKTVRIRRVWTQKEDEFLIQALKELVSAGWKSENGFRCGYLTVLEKSIAQAFPNTDLRGNPHINSKIHVWKRTRGSLLTMLSRSGIGWNETEKRIEATGETWDSFVKTNSSVRTWRYKTWPYYPDWCEIFGNDRATGQHAESFAKALQGVLNMTDDNDIAPEDKI